The sequence AGGCAATCTGGTTAATGTATTTCTTGACCTCGTCGGCGGTCATGCCGATACCCCGGTCGCTGATGGTGATGGTTTTAGCGTCTTTGTCGAAAGCTACCGTAATCTTCAGTTCACCAACCTCCTCGTTGTATTCGCCATAACTGGCTAGTTTTTGCAGCTTCTGACTGGCATCGACGGCATTGCTGACCAATTCGCGCAGGAAAATCTCGTGGTCAGAATACAGAAACTTCTTGATGATCGGGAAGATATTCTCCGTGTGAATTGAGATTTGGCCCCGAGTGGATGCTCCTTTTTCGTGTAGGGTTTCCATAGAATGTATGAATCGATTAACAGGCGTACCTCATTGGGATTGACCAAACGTACCTGGCTGGGTACGTAGCAACGCTGCCGATGAGGCCTGACAGATGACGTTTGCCTGCCCCGCACCAAAAGCCGTTCCAGACAGAACAAGGCTGTCAGATTGACAGCCATGAAAAACCCCTCACCAACGGGCGAGGGGCGAACGGAGGATCAGAAAGCTAGGTACGTTACGACTTGTTCAGGAAAGCCTGACGGCACAAATCCTGGTAGGAAAGATTGGTCTGCCGGGCCTCGCGGTACAGCATATTGAAGCGCTCAACGGTTTGCTGAGGCACCTCCACGCCGTACAGGTCGAGCAGGCGGCTCACTTCATTGGCAATGGGCTCGGGCGAATTGCCCATGTTGTCCAGTACATACACACTCACCGTTTTCACGTCGCCTTCGGGGGTTTCGAGGGTGAGCGGTATCTCGGTCGCGCCATTTTGCCAGTTTTTGTCCAGCCGGGCCAGCTTAACCGGCGATAGCACTTCCTGACTGTAGCGGCGTTTGAGCCGTTGATAAGCAGGCGTGTAGTGAAGTTGGAACGCGTAGGTATACCATTTTTCGGCCGATGACCAGTCGGATGAACCACTCAATTGCTCGTGCAGAAAAGCGATGGCGTAATAGAGAAACCCCTGGTCGGCCCGGTTAGTGATCAGGTCCTGTCGCAGCCGCTGAATCGCCAGGACCGGCGTGTGGGCCACGTCGCCCAGGTAATCGGCCAGCGTTTGGGTCATCACCGCGGCCACACTATCGGCCAAATAGGGCTCCAGAAACGGCTCGATCCGCCGGTTGAATGTTTGGGTAAGCTTGGCTGTCCCAACAGCCGACTGCGCAAACTGCACAGCCGAGGCCGAGAGTTCTGGGCTCAGTAACGGACTCGCCATCAAAGACGCCGTAAGCGGAGCGGCCGCTGCCAGCTGACTTTGGCGGGGTGCTGCTACGTCGGCGACAACGGGCTCGATCGGGCGGTCGAGCGGAATAAGGCTATACAAGTCCACCGTTGTGCCGTATACTTCGTTCAACCGACGGCTTTCGGCGGCGTAGGGTTTTGTTTTGTCGGCCGGATACGCGTCAACAAATACGGTAGCCGTCTGGTAATTGCCATTGGCCAGCTTAAACTCGATGGTGTGGCTCCGGCGGCCGGCGTTCCGATTTTGCTGAATCCGGTGAATTTCTTCTTTTCCATTGACGCCGGGGACAGCGCCGCGCCCGTAGAGTTGAATCAGCTTGACCGCGGCGATATGGTTGTGCATCTGCTCCGCGTAGGCATACCATTTTTGTGCTTCGGTGAGATTGGCCGGGGTGCCTAACCCTTTTTCATGGATGTAGCCCAAGGCGAAGTAAGCGAAGGAGCCAGTTTCTTTCCGAAGACTCTCGGTATAATCCTGAATGGCGGCTTTGTAGAGCTTGCTGCTGATAAACGGATCGTGCTCAACCGCCTGCTCATAGGCCTCGACCATCGGCTGCGTTTGCTTGGCAGCCCGGTGCAGTTCACTAACAAAGAGGTAGCCTTCCATCTGATCGGGCTGCATTGTCAGGGCCTTCTGATAGGCGGCGAGGCTTTCCTCAAAACGGCTCTGCATCTGCAAGGCATAGCCAAGCAGCACATAATGCTGTGGGGTTGCTTTGGACGAAGCGATCAACTCGTTTACCTGTTTTTCGAGCTGCCGGTAGGGCATTACCGCCCGAAGCACGGATATGGTATGGCTCGGCTGAAACAGCCCTTCGGCCAGCAGGTCGAGACTTTTCAGGTAAGCGCGCAGAGCCTGATCGGTGAGGCCCTGTCCCCAACGGGCATTTCCCAACAGCGTCCAGTAGCAGGCCGATTTCGGCGCTAGTGCCAGTGCCGCCGAGGCTTCGCGGTGCGCGTCGTCGTACCGTTTGGTCTGGCAGTAAATAGCCGACAGCATCGCGCGCACGTCGGGCTGCGTGCTATCGGTAGCTGCCAAGGCTTGAAACGAAACGGCCGCACTATCCAGTTGTCGTAAACTGTATTGCTTATAGGCCTTGGTCGTAAGATTCTGCCCTACAAGTACTTGCGCCTGAGTTGCTATCAACAAGAAGCAAAAGCTGAAAACGCGCATAAAGAATTCGTTAGCGTAGAGGCTCAAATTTCAAGTACTGAATACGTGTATTTACTTAAGTATATACCGTACCTAGTTTTGTTAAAATCAAGTTACATGTACGCTAGTTTATTAGCAAATTTTAGACCAGTTTCTTTGTGAACGGAAATGAAACGGGATTATTCGCTAAAGGGTTAATAGACAAACTATTACGGCGATATGGGTCGAGACTTTTTACGTACTGATATGAACATAAATCAGGTTGTATTAGGTGGCTACAAAATCGAATTTAGTAGCTACTTATTTACTCATGTATAGGATCGGTAAATGAATTTACAGAGTCGCTCCTTTTCTAAGTAATGACCTGACATATGTTGTGGTTGGCGACGAAGGACTGAGCTAGTGGCCGGTTCAACTACTTCGCTCGACCTATACCCGGCCAATGCTTACTTTATAGACTGCCTTTATTGGCGTGGTCACACAAAAAATAGGTAAGCGGTTGCCCTGGGTTGCGCCTAAACGCGGCTGATAACGCCTCGTGCGAACATGAACGAAGCCGGGTACGTTGATAGGATATGACGACACAGCCGTACACCGATATCGCACTGGGCGATCTGGAAACCTTCCGTCAGCAGCCGGGTGCGCTGGTGGTAGATGTGCGCGATGAGTGGGAGTTTGAGGAGTTTAACCTCGGCGGCATCAATATACCGCTGGCCGATATACGTACCCGGCGGGCCGAGCTAACTCCCTATGACCCACTGATCGTGCTCTGTACCAACGGGGTACGGAGCCGGGTAGCCGCCAAAGACCTCTTACGCCACCCCGACTTCAGCCACAAGATGATTTACCACGTGGCCGGTGGTCTGGTCGACGCCGAATAGCTGTAGCCAGGGTATAAGACGAGTGGGTCGACTCAGTAAGCCTAGGTCACGATCACGAACCCCGATTTTGCGGCTTCTTTCTCGACGGGGGGAACGTAGATCTGCATCAATTCATGCACGTTGATACGAATCATCTGCGAAATCTGATTGAGGGGCAGGTTGTTTCGTTCTATACCAAACGGATCCTGAATCTCTTCACCGATAATTTCCAGTCCAACCATGACATACGAAACCGCCATCACGGCCGGGATGGTGAGGTAACCATACTCGTCGACGATGGTGAAGGGCATGATGCCGATGTAGAAGAGGATAAAGAGCTTGATGAAAAAGCTGTAGGAGAACGGGATAGGGGTGCTACGAATGCGCTCGCAGATACCGGCTACATCAAGAAAGACAATGATCAGGTTGTTTAAATTGATAAGCTGGGGATCAGTCAGCAGGCCCTCGCGGTACAACGTCTCGGTCCGCTGCCGCATCTGCGCGACAATCCCGTTGGGTACGTGGTCGTAGAGGTTCAGCGTGCTTAGCTGGCCCTGGCTACTCTCTTCCAATTCGCCCGCATTGCTGGGCCGATCGTTGCGCAGGTGATTTTTCAGGGCAAAGGCGAAATTGGCAATCGCTTTGGT comes from Fibrella aestuarina BUZ 2 and encodes:
- a CDS encoding tetratricopeptide repeat protein, translating into MRVFSFCFLLIATQAQVLVGQNLTTKAYKQYSLRQLDSAAVSFQALAATDSTQPDVRAMLSAIYCQTKRYDDAHREASAALALAPKSACYWTLLGNARWGQGLTDQALRAYLKSLDLLAEGLFQPSHTISVLRAVMPYRQLEKQVNELIASSKATPQHYVLLGYALQMQSRFEESLAAYQKALTMQPDQMEGYLFVSELHRAAKQTQPMVEAYEQAVEHDPFISSKLYKAAIQDYTESLRKETGSFAYFALGYIHEKGLGTPANLTEAQKWYAYAEQMHNHIAAVKLIQLYGRGAVPGVNGKEEIHRIQQNRNAGRRSHTIEFKLANGNYQTATVFVDAYPADKTKPYAAESRRLNEVYGTTVDLYSLIPLDRPIEPVVADVAAPRQSQLAAAAPLTASLMASPLLSPELSASAVQFAQSAVGTAKLTQTFNRRIEPFLEPYLADSVAAVMTQTLADYLGDVAHTPVLAIQRLRQDLITNRADQGFLYYAIAFLHEQLSGSSDWSSAEKWYTYAFQLHYTPAYQRLKRRYSQEVLSPVKLARLDKNWQNGATEIPLTLETPEGDVKTVSVYVLDNMGNSPEPIANEVSRLLDLYGVEVPQQTVERFNMLYREARQTNLSYQDLCRQAFLNKS
- a CDS encoding rhodanese-like domain-containing protein, producing MTTQPYTDIALGDLETFRQQPGALVVDVRDEWEFEEFNLGGINIPLADIRTRRAELTPYDPLIVLCTNGVRSRVAAKDLLRHPDFSHKMIYHVAGGLVDAE
- a CDS encoding bestrophin family protein is translated as MIIYQKDDWFRAIWHFHTGTTARSLMKRLAWVFAYVTMITIVEIRFVDLRLKDTPSEFLSTMGILLSLLILFRTNTAYDRFYEGRRTWGTLVNNSRNLAAYMSALLPAQRHNDRLFFTKAIANFAFALKNHLRNDRPSNAGELEESSQGQLSTLNLYDHVPNGIVAQMRQRTETLYREGLLTDPQLINLNNLIIVFLDVAGICERIRSTPIPFSYSFFIKLFILFYIGIMPFTIVDEYGYLTIPAVMAVSYVMVGLEIIGEEIQDPFGIERNNLPLNQISQMIRINVHELMQIYVPPVEKEAAKSGFVIVT